One window of Myxocyprinus asiaticus isolate MX2 ecotype Aquarium Trade chromosome 6, UBuf_Myxa_2, whole genome shotgun sequence genomic DNA carries:
- the LOC127442294 gene encoding polypyrimidine tract-binding protein 1-like isoform X1, translated as MDGRLETDLYPLGSSYVTEIDSVHDITVGTKRGSDELFSSCISNGPYIMSSGAANGNDSKKFKGDIRSPGIPSRVIHVRKLPNDINEAEVISLGLPFGKVTNLLMLKGKNQAFLEMNNEESAQTMISYYSSVTPVIRNHPIFMQYSNHKELKTDNSPNQVRAQAALQAVNAVQTGSLSLSSVDGAGMGSQSPVLRVIVENLFYPVTLDVLHQIFSKFGTVLKIITFTKNNQFQALVQYADGMTAQHAKLSLDGQNIYNACCTLRISFSKLTSLNVKYNNDKSRDYTRPDLPTGDSQPSLDQQTMAAAALSAPGIISASPYAGAHGFPPTFTFQQAAGLSLPGMPAGAFASLGVPGAAAAAAAAAAAGRLSLSGLTAGGHSVLLVSNLNPESVTPQCLFILFGVYGDVMRVKILFNKKENALVQMSDGTQAQLAMSHLSGQKLYGKGLRVTLSKHTMVQLPREGHEDQGLTKDYSNSPLHRFKKPGSKNYSNIFPPSSTLHLSNIPPSVTEDDIRGLFLSSGAVVKAFKFFQKDRKMALIQLGSVEEAIESLIKFHNHDLGENHHLRVSFSKSTI; from the exons CCGATTAGAGACTGATTTGTATCCTTTGGGATCCAGTTACGTCACTGAAATAGA cagtgtcCATGATATAACAGTTGGCACAAAG AGGGGATCCGACGAACTCTTTTCCTCCTGCATATCTAACGGACCTTATATAATGAGCTCGGGAGCAG cAAATGGTAATGACAGTAAGAAGTTCAAAGGGGACATCAGGAGCCCAGGCATTCCATCACGAGTCATTCATGTACGCAAGCTTCCCAATGACATAAATGAAGCAGAAGTCATTTCTTTGGGGCTTCCCTTTGGCAAGGTGACCAACCTTCTGATGCTGAAAGGAAAGAACCAG GCATTCTTGGAGATGAACAATGAGGAGTCAGCACAGACCATGATCAGCTACTACTCATCTGTCACCCCAGTTATTCGGAACCACCCAATCTTCATGCAGTATTCCAATCACAAGGAGCTGAAGACTGACAATTCACCCAACCAAGTT AGAGCGCAGGCAGCACTGCAGGCGGTGAATGCAGTCCAGACAGGAAGCTTGTCTTTGAGCAGTGTTGATGGAGCAGGCATGGGGAGCCAGAGCCCTGTGCTAAGAGTCATTGTTGAAAATCTCTTCTATCCGGTTACTCTTGATGTCCTTCATCAG atcttttcTAAGTTTGGCACAGTTTTGAAGATCATAACCTTTACCAAAAACAACCAGTTTCAAGCACTGGTCCAGTATGCAGATGGAATGACTGCTCAGCATGCAAAGCTG TCTTTAGATGGACAGAACATCTACAATGCGTGCTGTACCCTTCGCATCAGCTTCTCTAAGCTCACCAGCCTGAATGTTAAGTACAACAACGATAAGAGCAGAGACTACACTCGCCCTGACCTACCTACAGGAGACAGCCAGCCCTCCCTCGACCAGCAGACAATGGCTGCAGCTGCGTTAT CTGCTCCTGGTATAATATCTGCATCACCATATGCTGGGGCACATGGTTTCCCACCAACATTTACCTTTCAACAAGCAGCAG GTCTGTCTTTGCCTGGTATGCCTGCCGGGGCTTTTGCATCACTCGGGGTCCCTGGTGCTGCTGCAGCCGCTGCTGCAGCCGCTGCTGCTGGACGGCTGAGTCTCTCTGGTCTCACTGCTGGAGGGCATAGTGTCCTGCTGGTCAGCAACCTGAACCCTGAG AGCGTTACGCCCCAATGCCTCTTTATTCTTTTCG GTGTGTATGGTGATGTCATGAGAGTGAAAATTCTGTTCAACAAGAAGGAGAATGCTTTGGTGCAGATGTCTGATGGAACCCAAGCCCAACTAG CAATGAGTCACTTGAGCGGGCAGAAACTGTATGGTAAGGGTTTGCGGGTGACTCTATCCAAACACACCATGGTGCAGCTGCCACGTGAAGGCCATGAGGATCAGGGGCTCACCAAGGACTACAGCAACTCTCCTCTTCACCGCTTCAAAAAGCCAGGCTCCAAGAACTACTCCAACATCTTCCCTCCTTCCTCAACCCTCCACCTCTCCAACATCCC ACCTTCTGTCACTGAGGATGATATCAGAGGCCTGTTTCTAAGCTCAGGAGCTGTGGTTAAGGCCTTCAAGTTTTTCCA GAAAGACCGTAAGATGGCTCTCATCCAGTTGGGTTCTGTGGAGGAAGCAATCGAGTCGTTGATCAAATTTCACAATCACGACCTGGGAGAGAACCATCACCTCAGAGTGTCCTTCTCCAAGTCTACGATCTGA
- the LOC127442294 gene encoding polypyrimidine tract-binding protein 1-like isoform X2 has product MDGRLETDLYPLGSSYVTEIDVHDITVGTKRGSDELFSSCISNGPYIMSSGAANGNDSKKFKGDIRSPGIPSRVIHVRKLPNDINEAEVISLGLPFGKVTNLLMLKGKNQAFLEMNNEESAQTMISYYSSVTPVIRNHPIFMQYSNHKELKTDNSPNQVRAQAALQAVNAVQTGSLSLSSVDGAGMGSQSPVLRVIVENLFYPVTLDVLHQIFSKFGTVLKIITFTKNNQFQALVQYADGMTAQHAKLSLDGQNIYNACCTLRISFSKLTSLNVKYNNDKSRDYTRPDLPTGDSQPSLDQQTMAAAALSAPGIISASPYAGAHGFPPTFTFQQAAGLSLPGMPAGAFASLGVPGAAAAAAAAAAAGRLSLSGLTAGGHSVLLVSNLNPESVTPQCLFILFGVYGDVMRVKILFNKKENALVQMSDGTQAQLAMSHLSGQKLYGKGLRVTLSKHTMVQLPREGHEDQGLTKDYSNSPLHRFKKPGSKNYSNIFPPSSTLHLSNIPPSVTEDDIRGLFLSSGAVVKAFKFFQKDRKMALIQLGSVEEAIESLIKFHNHDLGENHHLRVSFSKSTI; this is encoded by the exons CCGATTAGAGACTGATTTGTATCCTTTGGGATCCAGTTACGTCACTGAAATAGA tgtcCATGATATAACAGTTGGCACAAAG AGGGGATCCGACGAACTCTTTTCCTCCTGCATATCTAACGGACCTTATATAATGAGCTCGGGAGCAG cAAATGGTAATGACAGTAAGAAGTTCAAAGGGGACATCAGGAGCCCAGGCATTCCATCACGAGTCATTCATGTACGCAAGCTTCCCAATGACATAAATGAAGCAGAAGTCATTTCTTTGGGGCTTCCCTTTGGCAAGGTGACCAACCTTCTGATGCTGAAAGGAAAGAACCAG GCATTCTTGGAGATGAACAATGAGGAGTCAGCACAGACCATGATCAGCTACTACTCATCTGTCACCCCAGTTATTCGGAACCACCCAATCTTCATGCAGTATTCCAATCACAAGGAGCTGAAGACTGACAATTCACCCAACCAAGTT AGAGCGCAGGCAGCACTGCAGGCGGTGAATGCAGTCCAGACAGGAAGCTTGTCTTTGAGCAGTGTTGATGGAGCAGGCATGGGGAGCCAGAGCCCTGTGCTAAGAGTCATTGTTGAAAATCTCTTCTATCCGGTTACTCTTGATGTCCTTCATCAG atcttttcTAAGTTTGGCACAGTTTTGAAGATCATAACCTTTACCAAAAACAACCAGTTTCAAGCACTGGTCCAGTATGCAGATGGAATGACTGCTCAGCATGCAAAGCTG TCTTTAGATGGACAGAACATCTACAATGCGTGCTGTACCCTTCGCATCAGCTTCTCTAAGCTCACCAGCCTGAATGTTAAGTACAACAACGATAAGAGCAGAGACTACACTCGCCCTGACCTACCTACAGGAGACAGCCAGCCCTCCCTCGACCAGCAGACAATGGCTGCAGCTGCGTTAT CTGCTCCTGGTATAATATCTGCATCACCATATGCTGGGGCACATGGTTTCCCACCAACATTTACCTTTCAACAAGCAGCAG GTCTGTCTTTGCCTGGTATGCCTGCCGGGGCTTTTGCATCACTCGGGGTCCCTGGTGCTGCTGCAGCCGCTGCTGCAGCCGCTGCTGCTGGACGGCTGAGTCTCTCTGGTCTCACTGCTGGAGGGCATAGTGTCCTGCTGGTCAGCAACCTGAACCCTGAG AGCGTTACGCCCCAATGCCTCTTTATTCTTTTCG GTGTGTATGGTGATGTCATGAGAGTGAAAATTCTGTTCAACAAGAAGGAGAATGCTTTGGTGCAGATGTCTGATGGAACCCAAGCCCAACTAG CAATGAGTCACTTGAGCGGGCAGAAACTGTATGGTAAGGGTTTGCGGGTGACTCTATCCAAACACACCATGGTGCAGCTGCCACGTGAAGGCCATGAGGATCAGGGGCTCACCAAGGACTACAGCAACTCTCCTCTTCACCGCTTCAAAAAGCCAGGCTCCAAGAACTACTCCAACATCTTCCCTCCTTCCTCAACCCTCCACCTCTCCAACATCCC ACCTTCTGTCACTGAGGATGATATCAGAGGCCTGTTTCTAAGCTCAGGAGCTGTGGTTAAGGCCTTCAAGTTTTTCCA GAAAGACCGTAAGATGGCTCTCATCCAGTTGGGTTCTGTGGAGGAAGCAATCGAGTCGTTGATCAAATTTCACAATCACGACCTGGGAGAGAACCATCACCTCAGAGTGTCCTTCTCCAAGTCTACGATCTGA